In a single window of the Scophthalmus maximus strain ysfricsl-2021 chromosome 18, ASM2237912v1, whole genome shotgun sequence genome:
- the bmp2b gene encoding bone morphogenetic protein 2b, protein MVAVVRSLMVLLLAQVMLEGATGLIPEVGRRKYSESGKQSPERSESFLNEFELRLLNMFGLRRRPTPSKQAVVPQYMVDLYRMHSANGDHSAKRPKSMGKHADRAASKANTIRSFHHEESMEALASLKGKTTQQFYFNLTSIPDEELINSAELRIYRDQVMGAATPNNSSRNSSTSDSGPAGGLHRINIYELFGVPASHGGEPLARLLDTRLVQDSLSRWESFDVSPAVSQWTAGKGHNHGFMVEVLHPGEAEMDGEHAQRRSKHVRVSRSLHQDQDSWPQARPLLVTYGHDGRGDSVLHTREKRQAALRKQRRKQQQAKASCKRHALYVDFSDVGWNEWIVAPPGYHAFYCHGECPFPLADHLNSTNHAIVQTLVNSVNSNIPRACCVPTDLSPISLLYLDEYEKVILKNYQDMVVEGCGCR, encoded by the exons ATGGTCGCCGTGGTCCGCTCTCTCATGGTACTGCTGCTCGCTCAGGTCATGCTGGAAGGTGCCACGGGACTCATCCCCGAGGTCGGCCGGAGGAAATACAGCGAGTCCGGGAAGCAGAGCCCGGAGCGGTCGGAGAGCTTCCTCAACGAGTTCGAGCTGCGGCTGCTCAACATGTTCGGACTGAGGCGCAGGCCGACGCCGAGCAAGCAAGCCGTGGTGCCGCAGTACATGGTGGACCTCTACCGCATGCACTCGGCGAACGGGGACCACAGCGCGAAACGGCCCAAGAGCATGGGCAAGCACGCGGACAGAGCCGCCAGCAAGGCCAACACGATTAGAAGCTTTCACCACGAAG AGTCGATGGAGGCCCTAGCCAGCCTGAAAGGCAAAACAACCCAGCAGTTCTACTTCAACCTCACTTCTATCCCTGACGAGGAGCTAATCAACTCTGCAGAGCTTCGCATCTACAGGGATCAGGTCATGGGAGCAGCAACCCCGAACAACAGCTCCAGAAACAGCAGCACTAGTGACAGTGGTCCTGCTGGTGGCTTACACCGTATCAACATTTATGAGCTATTCGGAGTTCCTGCATCTCATGGTGGGGAACCTCTCGCACGTTTGCTAGACACTCGGCTAGTGCAAGACTCTTTAAGCCGCTGGGAGAGCTTTGATGTCAGCCCGGCTGTATCTCAGTGGACTGCCGGCAAAGGCCACAACCATGGCTTCATGGTGGAGGTACTTCACCCAGGGGAAGCGGAGATGGATGGGGAGCATGCCCAGAGGCGCAGTAAGCATGTCAGGGTGAGCCGGTCCCTGCACCAGGACCAGGACTCATGGCCTCAGGCTCGACCCTTGCTGGTGACGTACGGCCACGACGGCCGTGGGGACTCTGTACTACACACACGAGAAAAACGTCAAGCAGCTCTCCGCAAACAGCGCAGAAAGCAACAGCAAGCAAAGGCAAGCTGCAAGAGGCATGCCCTGTATGTGGACTTCAGTGATGTGGGGTGGAATGAGTGGATAGTGGCACCCCCTGGTTACCACGCCTTTTATTGCCACGGGGAATGTCCGTTCCCCCTAGCAGACCACCTCAATTCTACCAATCATGCCATTGTGCAGACGCTGGTCAACTCAGTCAACTCAAACATCCCCAGAGCCTGTTGTGTTCCCACTGACCTCAGCCCCATCTCCCTGCTGTACTTGGATGAATATGAGAAGGTCATCCTGAAAAACTACCAGGACATGGTGGTGGAGGGATGTGGCTGCCGGTGA